The sequence TGAAGAACTTATAAATATTTTCAATGACCTAAACGCTGTCATTATTCCCGTACTGTGGGGAAGTAAAGACAGGCATGAAAACGCGCTCCATATCTATTTGCCGGAGTCAATGACGACGTGGATATATCTGAATCTGGACTGTAAATTACATGATTTCAAATTCTGGATGGCGCATGAACTGGGGCACGTCCTTGCGCCTCAGTTGCGCGAAGATGAGGGAGAAGATTTTGCCGATGCGTTTGCGGGAGCGCTGCTCGTTCCCGAGGAAATTGCTTCAAGCGAATACCCATACCTGAGAAGGACAGATCAAATTCCTCTTCAACTAAATCATATAAAATCAGTGGCCGAAAAATTGCGCGTTTCCCCGCTAACGGTTTATTTGGAAATCAATAAATATGCCGCACAGAGTAAACTTCCGATTATTGATTTGGAAAAGAATCGGGAAATATACAAGGCAAACACCAACTTCAATAAGACATTCAAAACCACAAGTGAATTTCTTTTTGATGATGAGGTTCCCGATTCAGATCAATATATCCTATCCGCCACGGAGCATTTCGGTAGTCCTTTTTTTAGTTCCCTCAAAGCATATGTGAAGGAAAACAGGAAACCGGCGAGCTTTGTCCAGAGCGTCCTTAGAATGTCCTTGCTTGATGCCAGGAATATTTATGAGGCGCTCTAAGCATGCCTCAGTCAAAGATTCTGATAGACTCCAATGCTTATTTTCGTCTGGCCCAAAGCATTCGTCCCCTTCTTCAGGTTGAATTTGGAAAAGAGAAATATTGCCTTTATGTGATCAAGGGGCTTCAGGAAGAATACGAGAAGAATCCAAGACTCAAGAATACTTTCTATTGGGTGAATGAGCCTGAATACAAGAAGAATCGGGACTGTAGGCTGAACATTCCGAGAAAGAGCCAACAGCAGATAACACGAGTCCATGATTTCATTAAGAACCATGCCAAATATTCATATCCGGGACTTTCAAAGGTGGATATCACAGCCTTAGCTCATGCCTATGTGCTGGATATACCAATCGTTACGGACGACTCCGACATGCTGGATTTGGCCGTAGAGTTCAACATCAAGACATTGAAGACGCTGGAACTGCTGAAACTGATGCTGGATTGCCGTCGGATAGATATCACCATTGTGAGACAAATTGCATCATATTGGATTTATGATGACGATAAACCCAAATCATTTGCAACGGATTATAAAAAACTGTTTAAAGAACCACCGCCAAGATAAACTGAAACAATTGAAAACGATGAAGATTCTCCACACATCCGACTACCACCTTGCTGAGGTGTAAGAATTTCCTGTCAAGAAAAAGCTGGTATGGTGACTCCAAATTCTAAAATTCTCCACTAAATAAATATTTGCATATTTTATATATTGTACGTTATAATGTACGAAATAGTTTATACGAGGTGCCATATGCAAAGAATAAAAATTGATCAAGATATCAGACCAATGTCGGAGGTCAGAACGGGGATCGCCTCCTTTCTCAAACAAGTACGTGATACCAAAAGACCTCTCATCATTACACAACATGGTAAAAGCGTAGCCGTCTTAGTTGACGTAGGCGAATACGAAGCCATGCAAGAAAAAGTAGAACTCCTCCAGGATATTCAAACATCAATTAGTCAGTTAGAAAGCGGCGCTGGAATCGAAAATAATGATGCAAAAGCAGTTTTGCTGAAACTGATTTCGAAATGAGAGTAATTGGGAAGCAGATTTTACCGGTAGACGACATTTCGACATAACCACTTGTGCGGACGTCTGATAGTCGCCGCACAGTTCATCTATTACTCTCTTTCGATTCGTAAGTGCGCCACGAGGCTACACAAGAGATGAAAGGAAATACATGAAGATTCTGCACACATCCGACTGGCACATTGGCCGCGCGCTTTATGGCCGCAAGCGATACGAGGAGTTCGAAGCTTTCCTGAACTGGCTGGCTGGGCTTATTGAGGACGAAAACATCGATGTACTGCTTGTGGCGGGGGACGTGTTCGACAACAGCACGCCAAGCAACTATGTACAGACGTTGTATTACCGTTTCTTGAACCGTGTGGCGGCCGCTTCACACCGTCATATGGTTGTCACGGCAGGAAATCATGATTCGCCGTCTTTTTTAAATGCCCCCAGGGAACTCCTGAAATTTTTGAACATCCATGTTGTTGGCTGCGCATCCGATTCTCCTGAAGATGAACTGATTGTGCTATCCGGGCCGGATCATGAGCCACGGCTTATTGTCTGCGCCATCCCCTATCTCAGAGACCGCGATATCCGCACCGCCGAGGCAGGTGAAAGCCTTGAGGACAAGGAGAGGAAAATCATTGAAGGTATCAGGGATCATTACCGGATGGTGTATGAAGTGGCCGAACGGAAACGCGCCATGTTGAAAAAGTCTGTTCCGATTGTCGCTATGGGGCATCTTTTCACCGCAGGCGGCCAAACCGTTGACGGCGATGGGGTGCGTGAACTGTATATCGGCTCCCTTTTACAGGTCAGAACAGATGTGTTTCCCGAACATATCGACTACCTTGCATTGGGGCATCTTCATATCCCTCAAACGGTGGGCGGTTCAGATTTCATACGCTATGCGGGCTCGCCTCTGCCCATTGGCTTCGGAGAAGCAAGACAGGAAAAGAGCGTCGTTCTTGTTGAATTTTCGGGTAATGCACCTACTGTAACAATTGTGCCGGTACCCAGGTTCCAGGAACTGAAAACCCTGCAAGGGGATTGGCCAACCATCGCTCGCAATATCGAAGAACTGAAGTCCGGAGAGAGCAATGCCTGGCTGGAAATAGTATATGAAGGAGATGAGATAGCCGGCGATTTGCGAGAGCGATTGGATGAGGCAATCGCAGGTACCGGCATAGAGATCCTCCGTGTTAAGAATAACCGGGTGCTGGAACGCGCTATGAGCGGGATGGATGCTAAAGAAACGCTCGATGATCTGGACACGACGGACGTATTCAAACGCTGCCTTGAATCGCATGAAGTCCCGGAGGATCAGCGTCCGGAGCTTTTGAGCGCATATCAGGAAATCATCGTTTCAATGAATGAAGCGGACCAGATGGCGGAATAGTATATCGTTAACCCCCTCCCCTCAATCCCCTCCCACCCAGGGAGGGGAAGTTTCTTAGGAGCATTGGAGAACATGGCATGAGAATACTTGGTGTTCGGTTCAAGAACCTGAATTCACTCACGGGCGAATGGCATGTTGATTTCACCCACCCGGACTATTCATCTAATGGCATATTCGCAATCACAGGCCCTACGGGCTCAGGAAAGACGACCATCATGGACGCTATCTGTCTTGGGCTTTACGGCAGGACGCCCCGCCTGGATAAGGTTACGAAAAGCAGCAATGAGATCATGTCGCGTCAGACAGGTGAATGTTTTGCCGAGGTTACATTTGAGACGCAGAAGGGCCGTTACCGTTGCCACTGGAGCCAGTATCGCGCCCGGAAAAGATCCGATGGAGCATTACAACAGGCAAAGCATGAAATAGCCGATGCAGATTCCGGGGCAGTTCTGGAATCAAAAATAAACCAGGTGGGTGAATTCATCGAGAAGGCCACGGGTATGGATTTTGAGCGCTTCACCCGTTCGATGCTTCTTGCTCAGGGGGGATTCGCGGTATTTCTGCAAGCCCCGCCGAATGACCGGGCTCCTATCCTTGAACAGATTACCGGCACCGAGATCTACAGCCGGATATCTGTGAAGGTTCACGAGCGGCGTACAGAAGAACGGGATAAACTTGAAATATTGCAGGCCGAGCTGAAAGGAATCCAGGTTTTAAACGAAGATGAAGAAAGGGAGCTGCAATCCGGCCTGAAAGAAAAGCAAGGCCGGGAGAAGGAACTTGCCGGAAAAATGAACGACATACGCAAGTCCATAGCCTGGCTCGATGGGATGGTTGCCCTTGAGAAAGATCTGGGTGAACTGGATAAGAAGCAGCAGGATTTCGAGAAGCGCCGGCAGGAGTTTGATCCGGAATCAAAAAAGCTGGAAAAATCCCGCAAGGCCCTCAGTCTTGAAGGAGATTACAGAGGTATCGTTGCCGTGCGTGTCCAACAGGAAGCTGAGACAAAGGAACTTGACGGCGCAATCGCAGTGTTTCCCGAAAAAGATAAATCCCGTGCGGATGCGGTTGCCATAAAACAGAGCGCAGAGACCCTGCTTGCCGAGGCACGAACCAGGCAGACGTCTGAAGCGGCTGTCATCAAAAAGGTACGCGACTTTGATGCCAGGCTGAGTGAGCAGAAAAGGCAGGTTGAGGAGAAGGATAAGGCGATAGGGGAGATCAAGAAGCAGGGGAACGCCTATAAAAGCCAAATCGAAAATGGTGAACAGGAACTGAAGAAGACCCAGACTGCCCTGGAAGCCGTCCATAATTACCAGGCAAAACACGCTGCCGATGCAGCGCTGCTTACCAACCTTGCCGCAATCGACAGGGGATATGCTTTGCTTCGCGATAATGAAGCAAAGCATACCAAGGCATGCAAAGAGCTTTTCACGGCAACTGGGGAAAAAGAGTTTGCCCTGGCCTCACGCACCAAGATAGAGGCCGATCATGAAAAATCGCTCCAGGAATATGAGAAAGGACAAAGCGAACTTAAGCGCCTGACTGATGAAATCACGGCCATTCTCAAGAGACGTGAAATCAGCCAGTGGCGTCATGATACAGATGCCCTTAAAGGCCGCGAGCGTCTTTTGATTCAGACAGGCGAAACCATTGCCCGGATTGATAAGACACACACTGCACTGGAGGGCCTGAAATCGAGTATTGAAACATTAAAAACCGGCAATGTGAAACTTTTAGATGAGATAAAATCCTGCGCCGATAAAAAAGCGCTTCTGGAAAAAGATATTACAACCCTTGAAACACAGGTGTCACTCCTCAACCGTATCCGTAACCTTGAGGAAGAAAGGAAACGGCTTGAAGACGGCAAGCCATGCCCGCTGTGCGGCGCTCCCGATCATCCCTATGCACAGGGGAATGTCCCTGAGTTGAACGAGGCTGAGGCTGGGCTGAAAAAAACGAAGAGCGAATTCAAAAAAGTGTCTGAGAAACTGGAAAAGATGAAAGCCGACCAGGCCAAGACGGAAGCGGAAATTCAGCATGCGGAAAAAGGGATGGTAGAGAAAAAGGCAGCCATGGCTACAGACGAAAAGCAATGCTCAGAAGCTATGTTGATGCTGAATATCAAGGAAGCCCTGTACGAGCGATCCGTGAAAGTGCGTGAAGATATGGTGAACACTCAGGCGAAAATTGCCGAAACATCCGGTATTATCGCCATTGCCGAAGAGAATAGCAAAAAGGAGAAGTCGGCGCAAACTTCCCTGGAAAAAATAAGGGAGAAGTTTGACAACTCAGGCAAGGCTTTACAGGACGCCAGACACAAACTGGAGACGGCCGGCCATACGCATGAGCGGCTGATCAAAGATTGCGCCGCCCTGGCGGCAGATACTCAAAATGCCCGTACTGCTGCCCTTAAGGATGTTGAACCCTTCGGAGTCAGCCAGATTCCATTAGACAGTCTCGACGCCATACTGAAAGACCTCACCGCGCGGAAGGATACATGGCAGACAAAGAGTAATGAAAAAACCGCCCAGGAGAAAAAGATCGATGAACTGAAAGCCGATATCGGGAAATACAATGCCTTGTTGGGTAACCTCAAAGAAGATCTGGCGACAAGACGCAAAGATCATGACGATCTGAAGATGGCGTATGAAGCCCTGAGCGCTTCACGACGGGAACTCTTCGGAGAGAAAAACGCTGATCAGGAGGAAAAACATCTGGTGGACGCCGTGGATAAGGCGGGTAAAGCTTTTGAAAAAGCGCGCGAAGAATATGGACAAATTGAAAAAGAGATCAGCGCTCTGAAAGAGAAAATAGATTTATTGAAAATAAAAACAGGAAATCGGGTAAAGGAACTGGTGCAGGCCGAACAGAAACTGACGGAGCGGATCAAAGGGGCAGGATTCGAAGATGAGGCTGATTACCTGTCATCACGCCTGAGTGAAGAAGAGCGGGAACTCCTTGCTGACAAAGAGAAATCCCTGATCAAGGAAAAAACAGAACTTGACGCCCGCCGGAAGGACAGGTCGGAGGCGCTTGCATCTGAGAGAGAGAAGAATCTGTCGGATCAATCCAGTGAAACGCTTAAAGAAAACCTAAGCGCCTGTGAATCAGACCTTAAAAAGATAAGCCTTGATATTGGCGGAATCATAAGGATCTTGAGTGAAAACAAAAAACTAAGGGAAAAGCAGCAGGAACGCATAAAGAACATTGAAGCCCGGAAAAAGGAATGCGCACGCTGGGATGACCTGCATGACCTCATTGGCTCAGCCGACGGAAAGAAATTCCGGAATTTTGCACAGGGTCTGACGTTCGAAATGATGACGGCGCATGCCAACCGCCAGCTCAGGAAGATGTCGGATCGTTATCTGCTCATACGCGACTCATCTCAACCACTGGAATTGAATGTCATCGACAATTACCAGGCAGGTGAGATCCGTTCGACGAAAAATCTTTCCGGCGGCGAAAGCTTTATTGTGAGCCTTGCCCTGGCGCTCGGCCTTTCTCATATGGCAAGCCGGAATGTGCGGGTTGACTCGCTCTTTCTTGATGAAGGATTCGGTACCCTCGACGAAGATGCACTTGAAACAGCCATAGAGACTCTTGCGGGACTACAGCAGGACGGCAAGCTGATCGGTGTCATATCACATGTCACGGCGCTCAAGGAGCGCATCAGTACACAGATACAGGTAACTCCTGAGACAGGAGGCCGCAGCAGCTTGAGCGGTCCCGGATGCCGGAGGATTTGAGACTTTCTACCAGCAATCCTTGAATTTATTACGTCTTCAAAAAGGCACAAACCGGATTGACTTCACTTTCATTTATACGTATAAAATGATTGTCGCATTCAAGAGTAGACGTTAATGCGAAAAAACTCACCATTATTCGTGATGGGGGAATCTATGAGGGGATTTTCTTATTGAACGCCTTTAGTGGTGGATAATACGAGAATTCAAATATCACTATGACGTTATTTTCGGCTGCAGTTCTGTTGTTTCTGGTTATCGATCCCTTTGGGAATATACCGCTGTTTTTATCCGTCCTGAAAAATGTTGATGACCGGAAACAAAGAAAAATAATTGTGCGGGAGATGTTGATCGCGCTCCTTATTCTTGTTCTGTTCTTATTCACCGGTCAATATATCCTCGGATTTCTGGGCATTTCTGAGCCGTCTCTGAGCATAGCCGGAGGAATAATCCTTTTCATGATTGCCTTAAAAATGATCTTTCTTGGCTCGGAGAAACTATTCGGAGATACTCCTGAAGGAGAACCCCTGATCGTTCCTCTCGCAATTCCTTTCATCGCAGGTCCGTCCGCAATAGCAACGGTTTTGCTCCTCATGGCAAGAGAGCCATCGCGTTGGCTTGAATGGTTCACAGCCCTTCTGTGCGCATGGTTCCTTTCAGCCATTATTCTCCTGTTTTCCAATCATATCAGTAATATAGTCGGGAATAGAGTATTGACGGCAATTGAACGTTTAATGGGCATGCTGTTAACGACAGTTGCCGTGGAGATGTTCATAAAAGGGGCGAGGCAATTGCTTTTTTTACACTAAGGCTTCCGAAGATTTAACAGCCTGAGCATCTCGTCACTATCCGTTGTCGGACTGTGGCAGGTGAAATTGGTACACACGTATGCTGTTGCCGTGTCGTCAATGGGTTTAAGGTCTTTTGTGAATGGTGCAATGCTGATAATATCGGAGGATAATTCCTCCGGCGGGCGAAGGAGGACAACGGTGTTAGGCAGATATTGTCGCCCGATCTCGCGTAACATTTCTTCCGTGTCTTCCGCACCGGGCCTGCCGGCAATCACGATTTCATAAGCGGGATGTGTCAAAAAACCCATGGCAATCATGAATTGCGCATGACCAGCGGGTGAACGCCGGATAGACCCGGCAAAGACACGGCTGATGGCTGCCGCCTGTGCTTCCAGCTCATGATTCCCGGTTAGCCGGGAAAGGCGGATCAGATTCAACATGGCCACGGAGTTTCCCGAGGGAACGGCGCCGTCATAGATCTCTTTCTGGCGGAGGATGAGGTTTTCACCATCATCCGGCGTGAAATAGTAACCGCCGTTATCCTTATCCCAGAAGTGTCTCGTCAGATCTTCCTGAAGTCTCAGGGCTGTCTTAAGAAAGGTAACATCATAAGACGCCTCATAACACTCCAGCAATCCCCAGATTAAAAAAGCGTAGTCATCGATGCTGGCCGTGATGGCAGCCTCTCCATCCCTGTGACGATGAAACAGCCTTCCATCCACCTCGCGCATATTCTTCACGATAAAATTGACGGCCTTTTGGGCCGCTTTCAGATATACCTGATCTGCAAAGGCCTGCGCACCCTTCGCAAGGGCAGCGATCATGAGGCCGTTCCAGTCAGTCAGGATTTTATCGTCTTTATGGGGGCGAGTTCGCCTCTCACGGGCAGAAAAGAGTTGCATCCGTACCGCCGCCATCCGTTGGCGGAGCGACTCCTCAGAAATTCCCAACACTGAGGCAAGTTCGGCTGTCGGCTTTTCCAGATGCAGAATATTATGACCTGTTTTTCCTCCTGCTAATGGATCGACAAAGTTTCCCGCCTTTTTCACCTGGAAGACCCTGAGCACCAGTTCCGCTTCAGACGGCTCCAGTATCCGCTCGATTTCATCATGCCTCCAGAGGTAATATTTCCCTTCCTCTCCCTCGCTGTCCGCGTCCTCTGCCGAATAGAACCCCCCTGTCAGCGACTTCATGTCGCGCATGATGTAATTAAATATTTCACAGGCCGTTCTCTTGAAAGTCTCATGTCCCGTAGCCTGGTACGCCTCCGTATATGCCATGGCCAGCATGGCCTGATCGTAGAGCATCTTTTCAAAATGGGGCACCAGCCACTTCTCATCGGTGCTGTATCGATGGAAACCGTATCCGATGTGGTCATAAATGCCGCCGCAACGCATGGCCCGCAATGTTTTTACGACTATCTCCAAAGCCTTTTTTTCGCCGCTCCATTTCCAATACCGGAGAAGAAAAAGGAGCTGATGGGGCATGGGAAATTTGGGTGCGGAGCCGAATCCTCCA is a genomic window of Deltaproteobacteria bacterium containing:
- a CDS encoding helix-turn-helix domain-containing protein, whose protein sequence is MKTRKLNIVKVVECAERKGLSQSKLADNLDVSRETVSQWFKGEKFPRPDKLLKLSMALGMSYNEIVSTSPSANEPIVAFRKKGSHKITDQYLEEARDTGRTLSDIVPYLPFDNLSQPKTLIRPRQDYSYMQQVTTKIRKQIGKAPKESIEFEELINIFNDLNAVIIPVLWGSKDRHENALHIYLPESMTTWIYLNLDCKLHDFKFWMAHELGHVLAPQLREDEGEDFADAFAGALLVPEEIASSEYPYLRRTDQIPLQLNHIKSVAEKLRVSPLTVYLEINKYAAQSKLPIIDLEKNREIYKANTNFNKTFKTTSEFLFDDEVPDSDQYILSATEHFGSPFFSSLKAYVKENRKPASFVQSVLRMSLLDARNIYEAL
- a CDS encoding type II toxin-antitoxin system Phd/YefM family antitoxin; translated protein: MQRIKIDQDIRPMSEVRTGIASFLKQVRDTKRPLIITQHGKSVAVLVDVGEYEAMQEKVELLQDIQTSISQLESGAGIENNDAKAVLLKLISK
- a CDS encoding MarC family protein → MTLFSAAVLLFLVIDPFGNIPLFLSVLKNVDDRKQRKIIVREMLIALLILVLFLFTGQYILGFLGISEPSLSIAGGIILFMIALKMIFLGSEKLFGDTPEGEPLIVPLAIPFIAGPSAIATVLLLMAREPSRWLEWFTALLCAWFLSAIILLFSNHISNIVGNRVLTAIERLMGMLLTTVAVEMFIKGARQLLFLH
- a CDS encoding exonuclease SbcCD subunit D C-terminal domain-containing protein, with the protein product MKILHTSDWHIGRALYGRKRYEEFEAFLNWLAGLIEDENIDVLLVAGDVFDNSTPSNYVQTLYYRFLNRVAAASHRHMVVTAGNHDSPSFLNAPRELLKFLNIHVVGCASDSPEDELIVLSGPDHEPRLIVCAIPYLRDRDIRTAEAGESLEDKERKIIEGIRDHYRMVYEVAERKRAMLKKSVPIVAMGHLFTAGGQTVDGDGVRELYIGSLLQVRTDVFPEHIDYLALGHLHIPQTVGGSDFIRYAGSPLPIGFGEARQEKSVVLVEFSGNAPTVTIVPVPRFQELKTLQGDWPTIARNIEELKSGESNAWLEIVYEGDEIAGDLRERLDEAIAGTGIEILRVKNNRVLERAMSGMDAKETLDDLDTTDVFKRCLESHEVPEDQRPELLSAYQEIIVSMNEADQMAE
- a CDS encoding thioredoxin domain-containing protein; translation: MNENQNTAGNIPNRLINEKSPYLLQHAHNPVDWYPWCEEAFEKARTESKPIFLSVGYSTCHWCHVMAHESFENADVAGLLNEVFVCIKVDREERPDIDKVYMDACQMMTGSGGWPLTIVMTPDRQPFFAATYIPRESRFGRVGMLDLIPKIQEAWKERRDDIVISAGQIVASMQQKVSEVTGEALSKDILDEAYKELKGLYDEKNGGFGSAPKFPMPHQLLFLLRYWKWSGEKKALEIVVKTLRAMRCGGIYDHIGYGFHRYSTDEKWLVPHFEKMLYDQAMLAMAYTEAYQATGHETFKRTACEIFNYIMRDMKSLTGGFYSAEDADSEGEEGKYYLWRHDEIERILEPSEAELVLRVFQVKKAGNFVDPLAGGKTGHNILHLEKPTAELASVLGISEESLRQRMAAVRMQLFSARERRTRPHKDDKILTDWNGLMIAALAKGAQAFADQVYLKAAQKAVNFIVKNMREVDGRLFHRHRDGEAAITASIDDYAFLIWGLLECYEASYDVTFLKTALRLQEDLTRHFWDKDNGGYYFTPDDGENLILRQKEIYDGAVPSGNSVAMLNLIRLSRLTGNHELEAQAAAISRVFAGSIRRSPAGHAQFMIAMGFLTHPAYEIVIAGRPGAEDTEEMLREIGRQYLPNTVVLLRPPEELSSDIISIAPFTKDLKPIDDTATAYVCTNFTCHSPTTDSDEMLRLLNLRKP
- a CDS encoding DNA-binding protein; its protein translation is MPQSKILIDSNAYFRLAQSIRPLLQVEFGKEKYCLYVIKGLQEEYEKNPRLKNTFYWVNEPEYKKNRDCRLNIPRKSQQQITRVHDFIKNHAKYSYPGLSKVDITALAHAYVLDIPIVTDDSDMLDLAVEFNIKTLKTLELLKLMLDCRRIDITIVRQIASYWIYDDDKPKSFATDYKKLFKEPPPR
- a CDS encoding AAA family ATPase, which produces MRILGVRFKNLNSLTGEWHVDFTHPDYSSNGIFAITGPTGSGKTTIMDAICLGLYGRTPRLDKVTKSSNEIMSRQTGECFAEVTFETQKGRYRCHWSQYRARKRSDGALQQAKHEIADADSGAVLESKINQVGEFIEKATGMDFERFTRSMLLAQGGFAVFLQAPPNDRAPILEQITGTEIYSRISVKVHERRTEERDKLEILQAELKGIQVLNEDEERELQSGLKEKQGREKELAGKMNDIRKSIAWLDGMVALEKDLGELDKKQQDFEKRRQEFDPESKKLEKSRKALSLEGDYRGIVAVRVQQEAETKELDGAIAVFPEKDKSRADAVAIKQSAETLLAEARTRQTSEAAVIKKVRDFDARLSEQKRQVEEKDKAIGEIKKQGNAYKSQIENGEQELKKTQTALEAVHNYQAKHAADAALLTNLAAIDRGYALLRDNEAKHTKACKELFTATGEKEFALASRTKIEADHEKSLQEYEKGQSELKRLTDEITAILKRREISQWRHDTDALKGRERLLIQTGETIARIDKTHTALEGLKSSIETLKTGNVKLLDEIKSCADKKALLEKDITTLETQVSLLNRIRNLEEERKRLEDGKPCPLCGAPDHPYAQGNVPELNEAEAGLKKTKSEFKKVSEKLEKMKADQAKTEAEIQHAEKGMVEKKAAMATDEKQCSEAMLMLNIKEALYERSVKVREDMVNTQAKIAETSGIIAIAEENSKKEKSAQTSLEKIREKFDNSGKALQDARHKLETAGHTHERLIKDCAALAADTQNARTAALKDVEPFGVSQIPLDSLDAILKDLTARKDTWQTKSNEKTAQEKKIDELKADIGKYNALLGNLKEDLATRRKDHDDLKMAYEALSASRRELFGEKNADQEEKHLVDAVDKAGKAFEKAREEYGQIEKEISALKEKIDLLKIKTGNRVKELVQAEQKLTERIKGAGFEDEADYLSSRLSEEERELLADKEKSLIKEKTELDARRKDRSEALASEREKNLSDQSSETLKENLSACESDLKKISLDIGGIIRILSENKKLREKQQERIKNIEARKKECARWDDLHDLIGSADGKKFRNFAQGLTFEMMTAHANRQLRKMSDRYLLIRDSSQPLELNVIDNYQAGEIRSTKNLSGGESFIVSLALALGLSHMASRNVRVDSLFLDEGFGTLDEDALETAIETLAGLQQDGKLIGVISHVTALKERISTQIQVTPETGGRSSLSGPGCRRI